One region of Luteolibacter yonseiensis genomic DNA includes:
- a CDS encoding DUF1287 domain-containing protein: MPRRGSGFYNTIEYIGPRPQKPKRKNFFGGWVIIVIAVGMGYYFGKPLISSLNANNAEASMEQADSLISTLRTSKTFGNQLAAAALGQTVVSSHYDPAYYKIPYPNGDVPADKGVAADVVVRTYRKMDMDLQQLVHEDMRQDFRPYPQLWDATAPDPNIDHRRVENLAKFFERKGQTLSTSRNATDYKPGDVVVWTLANAETHIGIVVPGPGEHSGEPWVVHNLKSGVKWENVLFDYSIQRHYRFPADEVK; the protein is encoded by the coding sequence ATGCCTCGCCGCGGTTCAGGATTCTACAACACCATCGAGTACATCGGTCCACGTCCCCAGAAACCGAAGAGAAAAAACTTTTTCGGAGGATGGGTGATCATCGTGATCGCCGTGGGAATGGGGTATTATTTCGGCAAGCCGCTCATCTCCTCGCTGAATGCGAACAATGCGGAAGCGTCCATGGAGCAGGCGGACTCGCTCATTTCCACGCTGAGAACCTCGAAGACATTCGGCAACCAGCTCGCCGCCGCAGCCTTGGGCCAGACGGTGGTGTCCAGCCATTATGATCCGGCCTACTACAAGATCCCTTATCCGAATGGCGATGTGCCGGCGGACAAGGGCGTGGCGGCGGATGTGGTGGTGCGGACCTACCGGAAAATGGACATGGACCTGCAGCAACTGGTGCATGAGGACATGAGGCAGGACTTCCGCCCTTACCCGCAGCTTTGGGACGCGACCGCCCCGGACCCGAACATCGACCACCGCCGGGTCGAAAATCTGGCGAAATTTTTCGAACGCAAGGGCCAGACCCTGAGCACCTCGCGGAACGCGACCGACTACAAGCCCGGTGATGTTGTGGTGTGGACGTTGGCAAACGCGGAAACGCACATCGGCATCGTGGTCCCCGGTCCCGGCGAACATTCCGGCGAGCCATGGGTGGTGCACAATCTCAAGTCCGGCGTGAAATGGGAGAACGTGCTCTTCGATTACAGCATCCAGCGGCACTACCGCTTCCCTGCGGACGAGGTGAAGTGA